One segment of Bacillus horti DNA contains the following:
- the hrcA gene encoding heat-inducible transcriptional repressor HrcA: protein MLTDRQQFILKAVIDDYVKSAEPVGSRTISKREDVTFSPATIRNEMADLEELGYLTQPYTSAGRIPSNKGYRFYVDHLMKPSVVSKEQVKKIKQMYAEQFVEFEQLIQQTASVLSEVTNYTSIVLGPEIFDTTLKHIQLIPLSADAAVAIIVTSTGHVENKKVNIPFEISVADMEKLVNLLNQKLVGVPVFRLRTQLYSVIATELKKHFEHYQQVISILEQTLATEKEDRIFLGGTTNIFAQPEFRDVEKIRSIFELLEQNERLHGILAMDPATGVHVRIGHENVDEAVMNCSLISASYSVGGQSVGKISILGPTRMEYEKVYSVLNYLTTFLDVESRRFYK from the coding sequence ATGTTAACCGATCGTCAACAATTTATATTAAAAGCAGTCATTGATGATTACGTTAAATCTGCTGAGCCTGTAGGTTCTAGGACCATTTCAAAGAGGGAAGATGTGACATTTAGTCCGGCCACAATTCGAAATGAGATGGCTGACCTTGAGGAACTGGGTTATTTAACGCAGCCTTATACATCTGCTGGGCGTATTCCTTCGAATAAGGGATATCGTTTTTATGTTGATCATCTTATGAAGCCTAGTGTTGTATCCAAAGAACAAGTGAAGAAGATTAAGCAAATGTACGCAGAGCAGTTTGTAGAGTTTGAACAGCTTATTCAGCAAACCGCATCGGTACTATCTGAAGTAACAAATTATACTTCCATTGTTCTTGGTCCTGAAATATTTGATACGACACTTAAGCATATTCAGCTTATCCCACTATCTGCAGATGCCGCTGTTGCGATCATTGTAACTAGTACAGGTCATGTGGAAAATAAGAAGGTTAATATTCCTTTTGAAATTTCCGTTGCGGATATGGAAAAGCTAGTAAACTTGTTGAATCAGAAGCTTGTAGGCGTTCCTGTGTTTCGTTTACGTACACAGCTATATTCAGTTATCGCCACAGAGCTGAAGAAGCACTTTGAGCATTACCAACAGGTCATTTCTATTTTGGAGCAAACCTTAGCCACTGAAAAAGAAGATCGTATCTTCTTAGGTGGGACAACAAATATTTTTGCTCAACCGGAGTTTAGGGATGTAGAAAAGATAAGAAGTATATTTGAATTATTGGAGCAAAATGAACGGTTACATGGAATTTTAGCGATGGATCCCGCAACAGGTGTACATGTTCGGATTGGGCATGAGAATGTTGATGAGGCGGTCATGAATTGTAGCTTGATCTCTGCCTCTTATTCTGTTGGTGGTCAGTCGGTAGGCAAGATTAGTATTCTTGGTCCAACTCGTATGGAGTATGAAAAGGTGTACAGTGTTCTCAATTACTTAACCACCTTTCTTGATGTAGAGAGTAGGCGGTTCTATAAATAA
- the grpE gene encoding nucleotide exchange factor GrpE gives MEEVEVVSKTAEDREKNTAEEQHETVEESVPQQQAENGEEQSVGASEVKEEQGSQDQEQSTSEAADTELSLEDALAKLAEAEKKAEESYQKQLRTQADFDNFRRRSRQEKEEAAKYASLPLVEQLLPALDNFERALSASKVDSADKDSIVQGIEMVFRQLEQVLQGSGLESIPTVGTAFDPNVHQAVMQEESADHEPGTVIEELQKGFKLKDRVIRPAMVKVSS, from the coding sequence ATGGAGGAGGTGGAGGTTGTGTCAAAAACAGCCGAAGATAGAGAAAAAAACACAGCTGAAGAACAGCATGAAACAGTAGAGGAGTCTGTTCCACAGCAGCAAGCTGAAAATGGAGAAGAACAATCTGTTGGAGCAAGTGAAGTGAAGGAAGAGCAAGGTTCTCAAGATCAAGAGCAGAGCACGTCAGAGGCAGCAGATACGGAGCTTTCCCTAGAGGATGCTCTGGCAAAGCTTGCTGAAGCAGAGAAAAAAGCGGAAGAAAGCTATCAGAAGCAGCTTCGAACTCAAGCAGACTTCGATAACTTTAGAAGACGTTCTCGTCAGGAAAAGGAGGAGGCAGCAAAATATGCCTCATTACCTCTAGTGGAGCAGCTACTTCCGGCTCTAGATAATTTCGAGCGCGCATTATCCGCTAGTAAGGTGGACTCAGCTGATAAGGATTCTATTGTACAAGGAATAGAAATGGTGTTCCGTCAGCTAGAGCAGGTGCTCCAGGGCTCTGGACTAGAGTCTATTCCAACAGTGGGTACAGCATTTGATCCGAATGTTCATCAAGCGGTCATGCAAGAGGAAAGTGCTGACCATGAACCTGGTACTGTTATTGAAGAGTTACAAAAAGGCTTTAAGCTGAAGGACAGAGTGATTCGTCCAGCAATGGTCAAAGTTAGCTCATAA
- the dnaK gene encoding molecular chaperone DnaK produces MSKVIGIDLGTTNSCVAVMEGGEAVVIPNPEGNRTTPSVVAFKDSERLVGEVAKRQAITNPNTVISIKRHMGTDYKENIDGKSFTPQELSAIILQKLKSDAEAYLGEKVEKAVITVPAYFNDSQRQATKDAGKIAGLEVLRIVNEPTAAALAYGLEKGEDQTILVYDLGGGTFDVSILELGEGFFEVKATSGDNKLGGDDFDQVIIDHLVDTFKKDTGIDLSQDKMALQRLKDAAEKAKKDLSGVTNTSISLPFITADATGPKHLELSLSRAKFDELSSNLVERTLGPTRQALKDSGLTPSEIDKVVLVGGSTRIPAVQEAIKSLTGKDPHKGVNPDEVVALGAAVQAGVLTGDVQDIVLLDVTPLSLGIETMGGVFTKMIDRNTTIPTSKSQTFSTAADNQTSVPIHVLQGEREMAAYNKTLGRFELTDIPPAPRGVPQIQVTFDIDANGIVNVSAKDMGTGKEQKITITSSSGLSDEDIEKMVRDAEENAEDDRKRREEVDLRNEADHLIFSTEKTLKDLADKVDQGEIDQANAAKDKLKASLEGQDLEAIKADKDALQEIVQQLSVKLYEQAAQQAQAEQGGTEQAEGGSRKDDDNVVDAEYTEVNDEKKE; encoded by the coding sequence ATGAGCAAAGTAATTGGAATTGATTTAGGAACAACAAACTCTTGTGTAGCTGTTATGGAGGGTGGAGAAGCTGTTGTTATCCCAAATCCAGAAGGGAATCGTACAACGCCTTCCGTTGTAGCTTTTAAAGACAGTGAAAGATTAGTGGGGGAGGTAGCTAAGCGCCAAGCGATTACAAACCCTAATACTGTCATCTCAATTAAGAGACATATGGGAACAGATTATAAAGAAAACATCGATGGAAAATCATTTACACCACAAGAGCTCTCTGCGATTATCTTACAGAAGCTTAAATCTGATGCAGAGGCTTATCTTGGTGAGAAGGTGGAAAAAGCGGTTATCACAGTACCTGCTTATTTTAATGATTCTCAGCGTCAAGCAACAAAGGATGCAGGGAAGATCGCTGGTCTAGAGGTTCTGCGTATTGTCAATGAGCCAACAGCAGCAGCATTAGCTTACGGATTAGAAAAAGGTGAGGATCAAACGATCCTTGTATATGACCTAGGTGGTGGAACGTTTGACGTATCTATTCTTGAGCTAGGAGAAGGCTTCTTTGAAGTTAAAGCTACAAGTGGAGATAACAAGCTTGGTGGAGATGACTTTGACCAAGTAATTATTGATCATTTAGTAGATACCTTTAAAAAGGATACGGGAATTGATCTAAGTCAGGATAAAATGGCGTTACAACGTCTTAAGGATGCGGCTGAAAAGGCGAAAAAAGATCTATCTGGTGTAACAAACACATCGATTTCACTACCATTTATTACGGCAGATGCCACAGGACCAAAGCATTTAGAGCTTAGTTTATCTCGTGCTAAATTTGATGAGCTTAGCAGTAATCTTGTTGAGCGTACACTTGGACCAACTCGTCAAGCACTAAAGGACTCTGGATTAACTCCGAGTGAGATTGATAAAGTTGTTTTAGTTGGGGGATCTACACGTATTCCTGCCGTACAAGAAGCGATCAAAAGCTTAACAGGTAAGGATCCACATAAAGGAGTAAACCCTGATGAAGTAGTTGCGCTGGGTGCTGCTGTTCAAGCTGGAGTTCTAACGGGTGATGTTCAAGATATCGTCCTTCTAGATGTTACTCCTCTATCATTAGGAATTGAAACAATGGGTGGCGTATTTACAAAGATGATTGACCGTAATACGACAATCCCTACAAGTAAATCACAAACATTTTCTACCGCTGCCGATAATCAAACATCTGTACCGATTCACGTGCTTCAAGGTGAGCGTGAAATGGCTGCGTATAACAAGACACTTGGGCGCTTTGAGTTAACAGATATTCCACCAGCACCACGTGGAGTTCCTCAAATTCAAGTAACCTTTGATATTGATGCGAACGGTATAGTGAACGTGTCTGCTAAGGATATGGGAACTGGTAAGGAGCAAAAAATTACGATTACATCTTCAAGCGGATTATCTGATGAGGACATCGAAAAGATGGTTAGAGATGCTGAAGAGAATGCAGAAGACGATCGTAAGCGTAGAGAAGAAGTTGACCTAAGAAATGAAGCGGATCACCTCATCTTCTCCACAGAAAAAACGCTTAAGGATTTAGCAGATAAAGTGGATCAAGGAGAAATTGATCAAGCAAATGCTGCTAAAGACAAACTAAAAGCTTCTTTAGAAGGGCAGGATCTAGAAGCCATTAAAGCTGACAAAGATGCTCTACAGGAAATTGTACAGCAGCTATCCGTAAAGCTTTACGAGCAGGCAGCACAGCAAGCACAAGCTGAGCAAGGTGGAACTGAACAGGCTGAGGGCGGTAGTAGAAAAGATGATGACAATGTTGTTGACGCTGAATATACAGAAGTAAACGATGAAAAGAAAGAATAA
- the dnaJ gene encoding molecular chaperone DnaJ: MSKRDYYDVLGVGKGASEDEIKKSYRKLARQYHPDVNKAADAEAKFKEVKEAYDVLSDSSKRAQYDRFGHVDPNQGFGGGGAGGADFGGFGDIFDMFFGGGGGGRRNPNAPRQGADLQYTMSIDFTEAIFGKETEIRIPKEEECDTCLGSGAKPGTKPETCSVCHGTGQQEQVQNTPFGRVVNRRVCMSCSGKGKTVKEKCPSCRGAGKIKKQKTIPIKIPAGVDNGMQIRVSGQGEPGENGGPTGDLYIVLRVSDHPFFERDGQDIYCEMPITFVQAALGDEIEVPTLTGRVKLKIPGGTETGTFFRIKGKGVPQSRGQYQGDQHVRVKIKTPKKLSEQQKELLREFAEVSGDQIPDEQSEGFFDKMKKAFRGE; this comes from the coding sequence ATGAGCAAAAGAGATTACTATGATGTCCTAGGAGTCGGCAAGGGTGCCAGTGAGGACGAAATTAAGAAATCATACCGCAAGCTAGCTCGTCAATATCATCCAGATGTGAACAAAGCAGCAGATGCGGAAGCTAAGTTTAAAGAAGTGAAAGAAGCGTATGATGTTTTAAGTGATTCATCGAAAAGAGCTCAGTATGACCGATTCGGTCATGTTGATCCGAATCAAGGCTTTGGTGGTGGCGGAGCAGGTGGAGCTGATTTTGGGGGCTTTGGTGATATTTTTGACATGTTCTTTGGTGGCGGTGGAGGAGGTCGAAGAAACCCTAATGCACCTAGACAAGGAGCAGATTTACAATATACGATGTCTATAGACTTTACAGAGGCTATTTTTGGGAAAGAAACCGAGATCCGTATCCCTAAAGAAGAAGAATGTGACACCTGCTTAGGCTCAGGAGCTAAGCCAGGTACAAAGCCTGAGACTTGTTCAGTTTGTCACGGTACAGGTCAACAGGAACAGGTTCAAAACACACCGTTTGGTCGTGTAGTCAATCGACGTGTGTGTATGAGCTGTTCAGGAAAAGGGAAAACGGTGAAGGAGAAATGTCCTTCCTGTCGTGGAGCAGGTAAAATTAAGAAGCAAAAAACAATTCCTATTAAGATACCTGCTGGCGTAGATAATGGCATGCAAATTCGGGTATCTGGTCAAGGAGAGCCAGGAGAAAATGGGGGGCCAACTGGAGACCTGTATATTGTCCTTCGTGTTAGCGATCATCCTTTCTTTGAGCGGGACGGTCAGGACATCTACTGTGAGATGCCGATTACATTTGTGCAGGCTGCTTTAGGGGATGAAATTGAGGTTCCTACACTGACAGGACGAGTAAAGCTGAAAATTCCTGGAGGTACAGAAACGGGGACATTCTTCCGAATCAAAGGGAAGGGTGTACCACAGTCTCGTGGTCAATATCAAGGAGATCAGCATGTACGCGTCAAGATCAAAACTCCTAAGAAGCTTTCAGAGCAGCAAAAGGAGCTTTTACGAGAATTTGCTGAGGTCAGCGGTGATCAAATACCAGATGAACAATCTGAAGGATTTTTTGATAAAATGAAGAAGGCATTTAGGGGAGAATAA
- the prmA gene encoding 50S ribosomal protein L11 methyltransferase, with product MKWSEISIHTTQEAIEPVANILHEAGASGVVIEDSEVLQRDVANHNEFGELYQLDPGDYPAEGVVVKGYLTVNSFLGEAVEEIKTQLNNLLLHNINLGLGTVTLSEVHEEDWAHAWKQYYKPVKITDRITITPSWEEYSPKNKDEMIIELDPGMAFGTGTHPTTILSIQGLEKVLQRGDEVIDVGCGSGVLSIAAAKLGAKHVLALDLDEVAVKVTKENIQVNHQSEIITVKQNNLLDHITDEAGVIVANILAEVILKFVDQAYLLLKPGGYFVTSGIIVAKKEEVREALTSQGFTIEETLLMEDWVAFIAKKQ from the coding sequence TTGAAATGGTCTGAAATTAGTATTCATACCACACAAGAAGCGATTGAACCGGTCGCCAATATTTTGCATGAAGCAGGGGCTAGTGGGGTTGTGATCGAGGATTCAGAGGTGTTACAGCGCGATGTAGCTAACCATAACGAATTTGGTGAGCTCTATCAACTTGATCCTGGAGATTATCCAGCCGAAGGCGTTGTGGTTAAAGGGTATTTAACTGTAAATAGCTTTCTAGGTGAAGCTGTGGAGGAAATTAAAACCCAACTGAATAATCTACTGCTTCATAATATTAATCTCGGTTTAGGTACGGTAACGTTATCAGAGGTTCATGAGGAGGATTGGGCCCACGCTTGGAAGCAATACTATAAGCCTGTAAAAATTACAGATCGAATCACGATAACTCCTTCCTGGGAAGAGTATAGCCCGAAAAATAAGGATGAAATGATCATCGAACTAGACCCTGGGATGGCTTTTGGAACAGGAACACATCCAACAACCATTCTCTCTATTCAAGGCCTAGAGAAGGTTCTTCAACGGGGAGACGAAGTGATTGATGTGGGCTGTGGCTCAGGTGTTTTAAGTATAGCAGCTGCTAAGCTTGGAGCTAAACACGTTTTGGCGTTAGATTTAGACGAAGTGGCTGTTAAGGTAACAAAGGAAAACATTCAAGTGAACCATCAATCCGAGATCATAACGGTAAAGCAAAATAATCTACTGGATCATATTACAGATGAAGCAGGGGTTATTGTAGCGAATATTTTAGCAGAGGTGATCCTGAAATTTGTGGATCAAGCGTATCTTTTGCTTAAACCAGGAGGATATTTTGTTACGTCTGGTATAATTGTAGCTAAGAAGGAAGAGGTCAGAGAAGCTCTCACATCCCAAGGTTTTACTATAGAGGAAACACTTCTCATGGAGGATTGGGTCGCTTTTATCGCTAAAAAACAGTAA
- a CDS encoding 16S rRNA (uracil(1498)-N(3))-methyltransferase yields the protein MQRYFIPKEQLDASSCRVIGQDAHHISNVLRMQAGDCVLCSDGQGRTVQARIMTITKDEIQCDIVHEMQQQRELPISVTIAQGLPKGDKLEWILQKGTELGAQQFIPFISHRTIVKYDHKKEAKKQERWRKIIKEAAEQSHRDVLPQLQAVMPLKELLEVQADHKLVAYEDLSIQERSSAFYEGLKKIKPKESMIIAIGPEGGFEEQEIQQLKEAGYQPVSLGKRILRTETASQYVLAAISFYFEQMGG from the coding sequence ATGCAAAGATACTTTATCCCAAAGGAACAGCTTGATGCCTCATCCTGCAGAGTCATAGGACAGGACGCCCATCATATTTCTAATGTTTTACGAATGCAGGCTGGGGACTGTGTTCTTTGCTCTGATGGGCAGGGGAGAACAGTGCAAGCCAGGATTATGACTATCACGAAAGATGAGATTCAGTGTGATATTGTTCATGAGATGCAGCAGCAGCGCGAGCTCCCTATATCGGTTACAATAGCACAGGGACTACCTAAAGGGGACAAATTGGAGTGGATTCTACAGAAGGGAACGGAGCTAGGTGCCCAGCAGTTTATTCCCTTTATTTCACACCGAACGATTGTCAAATATGATCATAAAAAGGAAGCAAAGAAGCAGGAGCGCTGGCGGAAGATCATTAAAGAAGCAGCTGAACAGTCCCACAGGGATGTTTTGCCTCAGCTTCAAGCTGTAATGCCTCTGAAGGAGCTACTGGAGGTGCAAGCAGATCATAAGCTAGTAGCTTATGAAGACCTCTCGATACAAGAGAGGTCGTCAGCTTTCTATGAAGGGCTTAAGAAAATTAAGCCTAAAGAATCTATGATCATAGCGATTGGACCTGAAGGTGGCTTTGAAGAGCAGGAAATTCAGCAATTGAAAGAAGCTGGTTATCAGCCTGTTTCTTTAGGAAAACGTATTTTGCGTACAGAAACGGCTTCACAGTATGTGTTGGCCGCAATCTCTTTTTATTTTGAACAGATGGGAGGGTGA
- the mtaB gene encoding tRNA (N(6)-L-threonylcarbamoyladenosine(37)-C(2))-methylthiotransferase MtaB, whose translation MATVAFHTLGCKVNHYETEAIWQLFKQSGYEQVNFEGLSDVYVINTCTVTNTGDKKSRQVIRRAVRRNPDAVICVTGCYAQTSPAEIMAIEGVDIVVGTQGRSNLIQYIEEFKEAREPINAVGNIMKTRVYEELDVPEFTDRTRASLKIQEGCNNFCTFCIIPWARGLLRSRNPESVIEQANKLVASGYKEIVLTGIHTGGYGEDLEDYNLAKLLLDLEQVEGLERLRISSIEASQITDEVIDVLKQSTKVCRHLHIPLQAGDDSVLKRMRRKYTVAEYKERVEKVQQVLPNFALTSDVIVGFPGETDEQFMNTYQFIKDLRFAELHVFPYSKRTGTPAARMEDQVPEDIKNDRVHRLIELSNQLAKEYASQFEGMILDVIPETEYQEKPNSGLLVGYTDNYLRVVLKADEELIGKVVKVQLDQPGYPYNLGSMVEVSKEKAFVHTS comes from the coding sequence ATGGCAACAGTCGCTTTTCACACATTAGGATGCAAGGTAAATCATTATGAAACGGAAGCGATATGGCAGCTTTTTAAACAGTCTGGCTACGAGCAGGTAAATTTTGAAGGTCTTTCAGATGTCTATGTCATTAACACGTGCACCGTGACGAACACTGGTGACAAAAAATCAAGGCAAGTAATTCGTCGTGCGGTTAGACGTAACCCTGACGCTGTCATTTGTGTCACTGGCTGCTATGCACAAACTTCTCCAGCAGAGATTATGGCTATTGAAGGTGTCGATATCGTTGTCGGAACTCAAGGTAGGTCAAACCTTATCCAATATATTGAGGAATTTAAAGAAGCTAGAGAGCCTATTAATGCAGTCGGAAATATAATGAAAACTAGGGTCTATGAAGAGCTAGATGTTCCTGAGTTTACTGATCGTACAAGAGCATCCTTGAAGATTCAAGAAGGCTGTAATAACTTTTGTACCTTCTGCATTATTCCTTGGGCTAGAGGGCTATTACGCTCAAGAAACCCTGAAAGTGTCATAGAACAAGCTAATAAACTTGTAGCTTCTGGCTATAAGGAAATTGTCCTTACGGGAATCCACACAGGAGGCTATGGGGAGGATCTAGAGGACTATAATCTAGCTAAGCTATTATTGGACTTAGAGCAAGTTGAAGGTCTGGAGCGATTAAGAATTAGCTCAATAGAAGCCTCTCAAATTACGGATGAAGTGATTGACGTATTAAAGCAATCGACGAAAGTGTGTCGTCATTTGCACATTCCACTCCAAGCTGGAGATGATAGTGTGCTTAAAAGAATGCGACGTAAATATACGGTTGCTGAATATAAGGAGAGAGTAGAAAAGGTTCAGCAGGTTCTACCTAACTTTGCCCTTACAAGTGATGTTATTGTAGGTTTTCCAGGTGAGACAGATGAGCAATTTATGAATACCTACCAATTCATTAAAGATTTGCGTTTTGCTGAATTGCATGTTTTCCCGTATTCTAAACGAACAGGAACTCCAGCAGCACGAATGGAGGACCAAGTTCCTGAGGATATTAAAAATGATAGAGTTCATCGCTTAATTGAGCTTTCTAATCAATTAGCTAAGGAATATGCTTCACAGTTTGAGGGAATGATTCTAGATGTAATACCTGAAACAGAATATCAGGAGAAACCGAATAGCGGATTGCTTGTTGGGTATACGGACAATTATTTGCGAGTCGTATTAAAGGCAGACGAAGAGCTAATTGGAAAAGTGGTTAAGGTTCAACTAGATCAGCCTGGTTACCCTTATAATCTAGGTTCTATGGTAGAAGTATCTAAGGAGAAAGCCTTTGTCCATACCAGCTAA
- a CDS encoding DUF1294 domain-containing protein, with product MSIPAKLRAHKQIRHVVFGATLLLAVIAMYSNNVQLWVMAFLLSNSYAWFLLVKDKRLARNQSPFRIPESSLWLSALCAGGIGAFLAMVLIRHKTKHLAFRVIFPIFMIFSIALFIFGLLQLL from the coding sequence TTGTCCATACCAGCTAAGCTTAGAGCGCACAAGCAAATTCGTCATGTCGTTTTTGGAGCAACGCTTCTCTTAGCTGTTATCGCCATGTACTCAAACAACGTTCAGTTATGGGTCATGGCTTTTCTGCTGTCTAATAGCTATGCATGGTTTTTGTTAGTCAAGGACAAACGATTAGCAAGGAACCAGTCTCCTTTCCGTATTCCAGAATCGTCGTTATGGCTATCAGCACTTTGTGCTGGAGGTATAGGTGCTTTTTTGGCCATGGTGCTTATCAGGCACAAAACAAAGCATCTTGCTTTTAGAGTCATCTTTCCCATCTTTATGATATTTAGCATTGCTTTATTTATCTTTGGTTTATTACAATTACTTTAA
- the deoC gene encoding deoxyribose-phosphate aldolase produces MTEKSYAHYIDHTLLKAEATKEQIIQLCEEAKIHQFASVCVNPHWVQVCAEILKGTNVKVCTVIGFPLGVTSTQTKAFETEQAIAHGATEVDMVINIGALKDQNDNAVQQDIAAVVQAASGKALVKVIIETSLLTEEEKIRACELSKQAGADFVKTSTGFSTGGATVEDIKLMRSTVGSEMGVKASGGVRNRQAAIDMIEAGATRIGTSNGIAIVSGEGSGAGY; encoded by the coding sequence TTGACAGAAAAATCATATGCCCATTATATTGACCATACTTTACTTAAAGCTGAAGCAACTAAAGAACAGATTATTCAATTATGTGAGGAAGCAAAAATACACCAGTTTGCCTCCGTTTGTGTAAATCCACATTGGGTGCAAGTTTGTGCTGAAATTTTAAAGGGGACAAATGTGAAGGTATGCACAGTTATAGGATTTCCTTTAGGTGTAACAAGTACACAGACAAAAGCTTTTGAAACCGAGCAAGCTATTGCACATGGAGCAACAGAAGTTGATATGGTCATTAATATCGGTGCACTAAAGGATCAAAATGATAACGCTGTTCAGCAGGACATCGCCGCTGTTGTTCAAGCTGCTTCTGGAAAAGCCCTAGTTAAGGTTATTATTGAGACAAGCCTGCTTACGGAGGAAGAAAAAATTCGTGCATGTGAGCTAAGCAAACAGGCAGGAGCAGATTTTGTCAAAACGTCAACTGGCTTCTCAACAGGTGGTGCCACTGTAGAAGACATTAAGTTAATGCGTTCTACGGTTGGTTCAGAAATGGGTGTAAAAGCTTCTGGTGGAGTTAGAAATCGTCAGGCAGCTATAGACATGATAGAAGCAGGAGCTACACGAATTGGAACAAGTAATGGTATTGCCATTGTTTCTGGAGAAGGATCAGGAGCTGGATACTAA
- a CDS encoding Na/Pi cotransporter family protein, producing MILREFVLPFTTGIAIFLFGMQVMRIGFENLFLNHIQKWLSRLTKNTWTGLLTGTITTAILQSSSAVTLLTIAFTNARLLTFKQGLGIVLGANIGTTLTTELLAFRLDKWSIYLFVAGVLLFLLPQAKLRSAGLAIGGFALLFIGMNTMQSITPLIKETGIIEALFSSNEQSLMMGISVGTIITALIQSSTATIAIAMNLINDQLITISIAIAIVLGSNIGTCGTALIGCIGANRASKQIALSHVLLNVGGVLLFYFFIPLLSSAVVWMTPVVTQQVAHAQTLFNVVCSLLILPFISHFEKLVLYLLPSSKKNKH from the coding sequence ATGATCCTAAGAGAATTTGTCCTGCCTTTTACAACTGGAATTGCCATATTTTTATTTGGTATGCAGGTCATGAGAATCGGGTTTGAGAACCTGTTCCTGAATCATATTCAAAAATGGCTTTCACGTTTAACAAAAAATACATGGACCGGGTTGCTTACGGGCACAATTACAACGGCCATTCTACAAAGCAGTAGTGCCGTTACACTGCTGACCATCGCCTTTACAAATGCTCGTCTGCTCACTTTTAAGCAAGGGTTAGGCATTGTTTTGGGTGCGAATATTGGAACCACCTTAACCACTGAACTTCTTGCTTTTCGCTTAGATAAGTGGAGCATTTACCTTTTTGTTGCTGGGGTCCTGCTCTTCTTACTACCTCAGGCTAAATTACGCAGTGCAGGCTTAGCAATCGGAGGCTTTGCCCTTTTGTTTATTGGCATGAATACGATGCAGTCCATAACGCCTCTCATTAAAGAAACAGGTATTATTGAAGCTCTTTTTTCCAGTAATGAGCAAAGCCTAATGATGGGTATTTCAGTAGGTACTATCATAACGGCGTTAATTCAAAGTAGTACAGCAACCATCGCCATTGCCATGAACTTAATTAACGATCAGCTAATCACCATCTCTATTGCCATAGCTATCGTCCTCGGAAGCAATATTGGAACGTGTGGAACGGCCTTAATCGGCTGTATTGGAGCTAATCGCGCGTCTAAGCAAATTGCCCTTTCTCATGTTCTGTTAAACGTTGGGGGAGTGCTGCTGTTTTATTTCTTCATCCCTCTACTGAGCAGTGCTGTAGTATGGATGACTCCTGTTGTCACTCAGCAGGTGGCCCACGCTCAAACCTTATTTAATGTGGTATGCTCTCTTCTTATCTTACCTTTTATCTCGCATTTTGAGAAATTAGTTCTGTACCTACTGCCTAGTTCCAAGAAAAATAAACACTAG
- the gnd gene encoding phosphogluconate dehydrogenase (NAD(+)-dependent, decarboxylating) — translation MKLGMIGLGKMGLNLTLNLLEHQHEVVAYDVSKEAVQQVSEQGAQGVYSIEELVGQLPSPKVVWVMVPAGEITEGVLEQLYGQLTAGDIVIDGGNSNYKLSVSRYKKFQEKDIHFFDVGTSGGMEGARHGACTMIGGDADVFPTIEPIFKDISVENGYLYAGEAGSGHYLKMVHNGIEYGMMQAIAEGFDILSKSPYEYNYEHVAKVWNNGSVIRSWLMELTENAFSKDAKLDEIKGIMHSSGEGKWTVEESLDLGVAAPVITLSLLMRYRSQEDDTFTGKVVAALRNEFGGHAVEKK, via the coding sequence ATGAAATTAGGAATGATTGGTCTTGGTAAAATGGGTCTTAATTTGACTTTAAATTTACTTGAGCATCAGCACGAGGTTGTTGCCTATGATGTTTCAAAAGAAGCTGTTCAGCAGGTTTCTGAGCAAGGAGCACAGGGTGTTTATAGCATCGAGGAGCTTGTAGGACAGCTTCCCTCACCAAAGGTTGTTTGGGTGATGGTTCCAGCTGGTGAGATCACGGAGGGTGTCTTAGAACAGCTCTATGGTCAGCTTACTGCAGGAGACATCGTCATTGATGGAGGAAATTCCAATTATAAGCTTTCCGTTTCACGCTATAAAAAGTTCCAAGAAAAAGATATCCACTTCTTTGATGTAGGGACAAGTGGAGGAATGGAAGGAGCTCGTCACGGAGCATGCACGATGATTGGTGGGGATGCTGATGTTTTCCCAACGATTGAGCCTATCTTTAAGGACATCAGTGTAGAGAACGGCTATCTTTATGCAGGTGAAGCTGGTTCAGGTCACTATTTAAAAATGGTGCACAACGGTATTGAGTATGGCATGATGCAGGCCATTGCTGAAGGCTTTGATATCCTTTCAAAGAGCCCGTACGAGTATAATTATGAGCACGTAGCTAAGGTTTGGAATAACGGTTCAGTTATTCGCAGCTGGCTGATGGAGCTCACAGAGAACGCTTTCTCTAAAGATGCTAAGCTAGATGAGATTAAAGGGATCATGCATTCATCCGGTGAAGGAAAATGGACCGTAGAGGAATCTCTAGATTTAGGCGTAGCTGCTCCTGTAATTACTTTATCTCTCTTAATGCGCTATCGCTCTCAGGAGGATGATACGTTTACTGGAAAGGTTGTTGCAGCCTTAAGGAATGAATTTGGAGGACATGCTGTAGAGAAGAAATAA